DNA sequence from the Lysinibacillus sp. OF-1 genome:
AGATCTGTGAGCTCTGCTAATGCCTTTAGTAAAATATCCTGTCTTTTTGGCACTTCAAAACGAGCAACCATGATAATGATTGGCTGCTCCACGAATGTCTTTTCAGTTGCCTTGCTTCTCTCAATTCGATCAATTCCATTATGGATGGTCAGCAATTTATGAGCGGGCGCAACCTTTTCCAAGAGGGCTAGTTCCCGATCATATTCAGATACTGTAATTATTTTTGTTGTGAATGGCTGAACCGATTTTTCCACCCGATGATAGAGTAGCTTTTTCTTGCGGGGAACACCTTCTGTAAAACTCCAGCTATGTGCAGTAAAAACAGTTGGGATACGTAGTAAACTGCCAACGACACGACCTATTACACCTGCCTTAGATGAATGGGTGGCTACAACATCAGGTTGTATTCGTTTGAAGATTGCTCTTAATTGCCAAAATGTTTGAAAGTCTTTCGTTACATGAATATTTCTTTGCAAGGTAGGGATGGTGATCACTGGAATTTGTTGTTCTTGTAAGCACCATAATGAGGGCTGATAGGAACCTGTCACGACAGTGACTTCATGCCCATCTTGTTTGAGCTGGATAGCAAGTGCCTCCACATGCTTTTGTGCTCCTCCCACTTTATCCATTCGTGTAATAAGCTGAACAATCTTCAGTCTAGCCACTCCTTATTTCTTTAATAGGCACCTGTTCTTGCTACTACGACATAAAGTGTCTTCAACACAATTTGAACATCCATCCAAAAGGAATAATTTTCAACGTATTCAACATCATAAGAAATTTTTTGCCCATGTGAAATATTCGACCTACCGTTAATTTGGGCAAGACCCGTTAAGCCGGGTTTTACCTTCAGACGCCTGGCCTGTAGCGGGTTATACGCATTTGTAATGGTGGGAACCTCTGGGCGTGGTCCGACAATGCTCATCTCACCCTTTAACACATTTAAAAGTTGTGGAATTTCATCAATACTGAGCTTTCGAAGGATAGCACCCACTTTTGTAATCCGTGTATCTTGCTCTGTTTTAAAATAATAATCATCAGGGATACCGTCAGCACAAATAGCAGGCATATTCACTGGAATTGCTTGAATACACATGGTTCGTAGCTTCCAAATCACAAAGCGGTGATGATCGAGGCCAGTTCTTATTTGTTTAAAGAAAATAGGGCGACCTGTCGTCATGAGTAAAATGAGGAATACTATTAGCATAAGAGGGATTGTCATGAAAAGTAAAAATAATGCTCCAACTATATCAAATATTCTTTTGCCGTACTGACCATAGAATGTGAGATTCTGAGCTGTCTGAACGTGCAATACATCATCCTTTGCATTTTTTTAGCACTTATCACTATATATTCATTTTGAACATTTCTAGAACTATTAAAAAAAAGTGCCTCCTTTTATAAAAAAAAGAGTTATATCAGCGACCTATGCTGAATAACTCTTTTTGCCTTATTATATGCTTGCTTCCAAAATTTGAACATCACATTCAATCATAACGTTACCTTTTAACGCTTTACTAATCATACACGTTTGTTCCGCCTTTTGTGCTAAACGTTCCA
Encoded proteins:
- a CDS encoding sugar transferase, giving the protein MHVQTAQNLTFYGQYGKRIFDIVGALFLLFMTIPLMLIVFLILLMTTGRPIFFKQIRTGLDHHRFVIWKLRTMCIQAIPVNMPAICADGIPDDYYFKTEQDTRITKVGAILRKLSIDEIPQLLNVLKGEMSIVGPRPEVPTITNAYNPLQARRLKVKPGLTGLAQINGRSNISHGQKISYDVEYVENYSFWMDVQIVLKTLYVVVARTGAY
- a CDS encoding glycosyltransferase family 4 protein, translating into MARLKIVQLITRMDKVGGAQKHVEALAIQLKQDGHEVTVVTGSYQPSLWCLQEQQIPVITIPTLQRNIHVTKDFQTFWQLRAIFKRIQPDVVATHSSKAGVIGRVVGSLLRIPTVFTAHSWSFTEGVPRKKKLLYHRVEKSVQPFTTKIITVSEYDRELALLEKVAPAHKLLTIHNGIDRIERSKATEKTFVEQPIIIMVARFEVPKRQDILLKALAELTDLSWHLQLIGDGSLRPALEGFVVQHGLTNRVTFLGNQLDVHSYLEKSHVFVLLSDWEGLPISIIEAMRVGLPIIATNVGGVNELIADKDNGFLVGREEYELLKKRLRTLLMDTILRQQMGNASERRYLQDFTFIPMYQKTVTVYQQAVSELVKKGD